The following are from one region of the Mesorhizobium sp. B4-1-4 genome:
- a CDS encoding SDR family NAD(P)-dependent oxidoreductase, with protein sequence MAELDTRKTIVLTGASRGIGHATVKRFSREGWRVITCSRQAFAEDCPWPAGPEDHIKVDLADQEDVGIAVSEIRHRLESHGGQLHALVNNAGISPKLKDGNSRMNSIDTPMHVWRDVFQVNFFAPIMLARGLFKELAAARGSIVNVTSIAGTRVHPFAGTAYATSKAALGSLTREMAHDFGPHGIRVNAIAPGEIDTAILSPGTEKIVETIPLRRLGTTAEVADIIFFLCSGQASYVTGSEIHINGGQHV encoded by the coding sequence ATGGCTGAACTCGACACCAGAAAAACCATCGTGCTGACCGGCGCCAGCCGCGGCATCGGCCATGCGACGGTCAAACGCTTTTCGCGCGAGGGCTGGCGCGTCATCACCTGTTCGCGCCAGGCATTTGCCGAGGATTGCCCATGGCCGGCCGGCCCCGAGGATCACATCAAGGTCGACCTCGCCGACCAGGAGGATGTCGGCATCGCCGTTTCGGAAATCCGTCACCGGCTGGAATCGCATGGCGGCCAGCTGCACGCGCTGGTCAACAATGCCGGGATTTCGCCGAAGCTCAAGGACGGCAACAGCCGCATGAACTCGATCGACACGCCCATGCATGTCTGGCGCGATGTGTTCCAGGTCAATTTCTTCGCGCCGATCATGCTGGCGCGCGGCCTGTTCAAGGAGTTGGCGGCGGCCAGGGGCTCGATCGTCAACGTCACCTCGATCGCCGGCACCCGCGTTCATCCCTTCGCCGGCACCGCCTATGCCACCTCGAAGGCGGCCCTCGGCTCGCTGACGCGCGAGATGGCGCATGATTTCGGCCCGCACGGCATCCGGGTCAACGCCATCGCGCCGGGCGAGATCGACACGGCGATCTTGTCGCCGGGTACGGAAAAGATCGTCGAGACCATTCCGCTGCGCCGGCTTGGCACCACTGCGGAAGTCGCCGACATCATCTTCTTCCTGTGCTCGGGGCAGGCGTCCTACGTGACCGGCTCGGAAATCCACATCAATGGCGGCCAGCACGTGTGA